The following proteins come from a genomic window of Pseudomonas hygromyciniae:
- a CDS encoding acyl carrier protein phosphodiesterase, translating to MNYLAHLHLGGQLPAQLLGSLYGDFVKGRLQGQYSPQIEAGIQLHRAIDRFTDSHPLVGQALSRFTLTRRRYAGIVLDVFFDHCLARDWAQYAEQPLERFTSQVYQVLAAEPQLPGRLAQIAPYMAADDWLGSYREFAVMEQVLRGISRRLSQPQELGQAMQELRLLYEPLSEDFRVFYPQLQVFCAQHATSM from the coding sequence ATGAATTATCTCGCACATCTGCACCTTGGCGGCCAACTTCCTGCACAACTGCTGGGTAGCCTCTATGGTGATTTCGTCAAAGGCCGCCTGCAGGGCCAGTACAGCCCGCAAATCGAGGCGGGGATCCAGTTGCATCGCGCCATCGACCGTTTCACCGACAGCCACCCACTGGTCGGGCAGGCATTGTCACGGTTCACCCTGACCCGGCGGCGCTATGCGGGGATCGTCCTCGACGTGTTCTTCGACCATTGTCTGGCGCGGGATTGGGCGCAGTATGCCGAGCAGCCGCTGGAGCGCTTTACCTCCCAGGTGTACCAGGTGCTGGCGGCAGAGCCGCAGTTGCCGGGGCGCCTGGCGCAGATTGCGCCGTATATGGCGGCCGATGACTGGCTGGGCTCCTACCGCGAGTTCGCGGTGATGGAGCAAGTGCTGCGGGGGATTTCCCGGCGCCTGAGCCAACCCCAGGAACTGGGGCAGGCGATGCAGGAGTTGCGGCTGTTGTATGAGCCGTTGAGCGAGGACTTCCGGGTGTTCTATCCCCAACTGCAGGTGTTTTGCGCCCAACACGCCACCTCTATGTAG
- a CDS encoding alkene reductase, translating into MTTIFDPIKLGDVQLSNRIIMAPLTRGRADAGRVPNALMAEYYVQRACAGLILSEATSVTPMGVGYPDTPGIWSNDQVRGWTNITKAVHNAGGKIFLQLWHVGRISHPSYLNGEAPVAPSAIQPAGHVSLVRPLADYPTPRALETAEIADIVDAYRVGAENAKAAGFDGVEVHGANGYLLDQFLQSSTNQRTDEYGGSLENRARLLLEVTDAVIEVWGAGRVGMHLSPRADLHDMGDDNLAETFTYVARELGKRGIAFICAREKEAGDSLGPQLKAAFGGPYIANERFTKDSANAWLASGKADAVAFGVPFIANPDLPARLKADAPLNEARPDTFYTKGPVGYIDYPTLPL; encoded by the coding sequence ATGACGACTATTTTCGATCCGATCAAACTGGGTGATGTGCAACTGTCGAACCGCATCATCATGGCGCCGCTGACGCGCGGCCGTGCCGATGCCGGTCGCGTACCCAATGCGCTGATGGCTGAATACTACGTGCAGCGGGCCTGCGCCGGGCTGATCCTCAGCGAAGCCACCTCGGTGACGCCAATGGGCGTGGGCTACCCGGACACCCCCGGCATCTGGTCCAACGACCAGGTGCGTGGCTGGACCAACATTACCAAGGCTGTGCATAACGCAGGCGGCAAAATCTTCCTGCAACTGTGGCACGTAGGGCGTATCTCCCACCCGTCCTACCTGAACGGCGAAGCCCCGGTGGCACCCAGCGCCATCCAACCGGCAGGCCATGTCAGCCTGGTGCGGCCACTGGCGGACTACCCGACCCCACGCGCCCTGGAAACCGCAGAGATCGCGGATATCGTCGACGCCTACCGCGTGGGGGCCGAGAACGCCAAGGCCGCCGGCTTTGACGGCGTGGAAGTGCATGGCGCCAACGGTTACCTGCTCGACCAGTTCCTGCAAAGCAGCACCAACCAGCGCACTGATGAGTACGGCGGCTCCCTGGAAAACCGTGCACGATTGCTGCTGGAAGTGACCGATGCAGTGATCGAAGTCTGGGGCGCTGGCCGCGTGGGGATGCATTTGTCGCCTCGGGCCGATCTCCATGACATGGGCGATGACAACCTGGCAGAAACCTTCACCTACGTCGCCCGTGAACTGGGCAAGCGCGGCATTGCCTTTATCTGCGCCCGCGAGAAAGAAGCCGGCGACAGCCTTGGCCCACAACTGAAAGCCGCGTTCGGTGGGCCGTACATCGCCAACGAGCGCTTTACCAAGGACAGCGCCAACGCCTGGTTGGCTTCGGGCAAGGCGGATGCGGTGGCCTTTGGCGTGCCGTTTATCGCCAACCCGGACCTGCCGGCGCGCCTCAAGGCCGATGCGCCGCTCAATGAAGCGCGCCCCGACACCTTCTACACCAAGGGCCCGGTCGGCTATATCGACTACCCAACCCTCCCCTTGTAA
- a CDS encoding acyl-CoA dehydrogenase family protein, with translation MPWHALLDRPDRLPVHANLAEGYSVLLQRLGQVTPFELATQGARLMATPGRAFLVGYQAALRALWPSAPHSLGALCATEQRSLRPVDMQTRLDDLRLSGRKDFVTAGDAADWLLIAARCEAADEKPRLSLAVVLAGEPGVRVEPLPAIPLMPDISHGRVHLDHAACERLPGDGWDDYVKPFRTLEDTYVLSAMTAWLHGIGQECDWPQTLRLQLLALLAGCAEVIRQPTASAAGHVLLGGLFAQFEALKPQVNQAMSEGAWAAMWQRDQAVLDLAASARAKRLEKALNPSP, from the coding sequence ATGCCCTGGCACGCTTTGCTCGATCGACCCGACCGACTGCCCGTCCACGCCAACCTGGCCGAGGGCTACAGCGTTTTATTGCAACGCCTGGGGCAGGTGACGCCCTTTGAACTGGCAACTCAGGGTGCGCGCCTGATGGCCACGCCCGGCCGGGCATTTCTGGTGGGTTATCAAGCAGCTTTGCGCGCGTTATGGCCCAGCGCGCCCCACAGCCTGGGCGCCTTGTGTGCGACCGAACAGCGCAGCCTGCGCCCAGTGGACATGCAAACGCGCCTGGACGACTTGCGCCTGAGCGGGCGCAAGGACTTCGTCACCGCCGGCGACGCCGCCGACTGGCTACTGATCGCCGCGCGTTGCGAGGCCGCCGATGAAAAGCCGCGCCTGAGCCTGGCAGTGGTGCTGGCCGGCGAGCCCGGCGTACGCGTCGAGCCCTTGCCCGCGATCCCGTTGATGCCCGATATCAGCCACGGGCGCGTCCACCTCGACCATGCCGCCTGCGAACGTTTGCCAGGGGATGGCTGGGACGACTACGTCAAACCCTTCCGCACGCTGGAAGACACCTATGTCTTGAGCGCGATGACCGCCTGGCTGCATGGCATCGGCCAGGAGTGTGATTGGCCCCAGACCCTGCGTTTGCAGTTATTGGCGTTGCTGGCCGGCTGTGCCGAAGTCATTCGCCAGCCCACGGCCTCGGCGGCAGGGCATGTGTTGTTGGGGGGATTGTTTGCGCAGTTCGAGGCGCTGAAGCCGCAGGTCAATCAAGCGATGAGTGAAGGGGCGTGGGCCGCCATGTGGCAGCGCGACCAAGCCGTGCTGGACCTTGCCGCCAGCGCCCGGGCCAAACGCCTGGAAAAAGCCCTGAACCCATCCCCCTGA
- a CDS encoding TetR family transcriptional regulator, giving the protein MVRRTKEEAQETRSQILEAAEQAFYERGVARTTLADIAARAGVTRGAIYWHFSNKSDLLQALLDTLHEPLDELARASESEDEVDPLGCMRKLLIHLFHQVALDPKTRRINEILFHKCEFTDEMCDMRRQRQTHSLECNLRIGLTLRNAVHRGQLPENLDTARGAVCIHAYINGLIGQWLLVPDSFELYQQAERLVDIGLDMLRLSPGLRN; this is encoded by the coding sequence ATGGTTCGTCGTACCAAAGAGGAAGCTCAGGAAACGCGTAGCCAAATACTTGAAGCCGCCGAGCAAGCCTTTTATGAGCGCGGCGTTGCGCGTACCACGTTGGCAGATATCGCGGCCAGGGCAGGCGTGACGCGGGGCGCGATCTATTGGCACTTCAGCAATAAGTCGGACCTGTTGCAGGCACTGCTCGACACGCTGCACGAACCTCTGGACGAATTGGCCAGGGCCAGTGAAAGCGAGGATGAGGTAGATCCGCTGGGCTGTATGCGCAAGCTGCTGATTCATCTTTTTCATCAGGTGGCCCTGGACCCGAAGACTCGGCGCATTAATGAGATCCTGTTCCATAAGTGCGAATTTACCGATGAAATGTGCGACATGCGCCGTCAGCGCCAGACCCACAGCCTTGAGTGCAACCTGCGCATCGGCCTGACGCTGCGCAATGCAGTTCACCGCGGGCAGCTCCCGGAAAACCTCGACACTGCTCGTGGGGCGGTGTGCATACACGCTTATATCAATGGGCTTATTGGCCAGTGGCTACTGGTGCCTGACAGCTTCGAGCTGTATCAGCAGGCTGAGCGTCTGGTGGATATAGGGCTGGACATGCTGCGATTGAGCCCCGGCCTGCGCAATTGA
- a CDS encoding ArsR/SmtB family transcription factor encodes MSIDLDEIIKALAHPVRRDILNWLKDPKVQFPEQVHNHEYGICAGQIDQRCGLSQSTVSAHLATLQRAGLISSQKAGQWHFFRRNEDVIQAFIQAITEELSPPL; translated from the coding sequence ATGTCCATTGACCTCGACGAAATAATAAAAGCCCTGGCACACCCAGTACGGCGAGACATTCTCAACTGGCTGAAAGACCCGAAAGTGCAGTTCCCCGAGCAAGTGCACAACCACGAGTACGGCATCTGCGCCGGCCAGATCGACCAACGCTGCGGCCTGTCGCAATCCACCGTGTCGGCGCACTTGGCGACCCTGCAACGCGCAGGCTTGATCAGCAGCCAGAAAGCCGGGCAATGGCACTTTTTCCGCCGCAATGAAGACGTGATCCAAGCCTTTATCCAGGCCATCACTGAAGAACTCAGCCCCCCGCTGTAA
- a CDS encoding efflux RND transporter periplasmic adaptor subunit, with amino-acid sequence MQLKPAVTALVTAVALASLLSGCKKEEAAPPAQTPQVGVVTIQPQAYTLTSELPGRTTAFRIAEVRPQVNGIILKRLFKEGGDVKEGQQLYQIDPSVYEATLKSAQASLQQTKSIADRYKQLVNEQAVSRQEYDTAVSNRMTSEANLQSAQINVRYTKVFAPISGRIGRSSVTEGALVSNGQADAMAVIQQLDPIYVDVTQSSTEMLKLRRDLESGQLQKAGENAAMVKLTLEDGSEYSQQGRLEFSEVSVDQTTGSVTLRAVFPNPDHTLLPGMFVHAQLQAGVNSKAILAPQQGVTRDIKGIPTALVVTADNKVEQRVLVANRTAGAYWLVEKGLNAGDRVITEGLQFIKPGITVQAKEATNAKPAGTAPAAAGKGE; translated from the coding sequence ATGCAACTTAAGCCAGCTGTTACCGCTCTGGTCACTGCCGTCGCCCTGGCATCGCTGCTCAGCGGATGTAAAAAGGAAGAGGCGGCACCGCCCGCTCAAACCCCTCAGGTCGGCGTGGTCACTATTCAACCTCAAGCCTATACCCTGACCTCCGAATTGCCGGGCCGCACCACTGCGTTCCGCATCGCGGAAGTCCGCCCGCAGGTTAACGGCATCATTCTCAAGCGCCTGTTCAAGGAAGGCGGCGACGTCAAGGAAGGCCAGCAGCTCTATCAGATCGATCCGTCGGTCTATGAGGCCACCCTCAAAAGCGCCCAGGCCAGCCTGCAGCAGACCAAGTCGATTGCCGACCGCTACAAGCAGTTGGTCAACGAACAGGCCGTCAGCCGCCAGGAATACGACACCGCCGTGTCCAACCGCATGACCTCGGAAGCCAACCTGCAGAGCGCTCAGATCAACGTGCGCTACACCAAGGTGTTCGCCCCAATCTCCGGGCGTATCGGCCGTTCCTCGGTCACCGAAGGCGCACTGGTCAGCAATGGCCAGGCCGATGCCATGGCGGTGATCCAGCAATTGGACCCGATCTACGTCGACGTCACGCAATCGTCCACCGAGATGCTGAAACTGCGTCGCGACCTGGAAAGCGGCCAACTGCAAAAAGCCGGTGAGAACGCGGCCATGGTCAAGCTGACCCTGGAAGACGGCAGCGAATACAGCCAGCAAGGGCGCCTGGAGTTCTCCGAAGTGTCGGTCGACCAGACCACCGGTTCGGTCACCCTGCGCGCCGTGTTCCCCAACCCTGACCACACCCTGCTGCCGGGCATGTTTGTCCACGCGCAATTGCAGGCCGGTGTGAACAGCAAGGCAATCCTCGCCCCTCAACAGGGTGTGACCCGCGACATCAAGGGTATCCCGACGGCGCTGGTGGTGACTGCCGACAACAAGGTTGAACAGCGCGTGCTGGTGGCCAACCGTACCGCCGGTGCCTACTGGCTGGTGGAAAAGGGCCTGAATGCCGGTGACCGTGTGATCACCGAAGGCTTGCAGTTCATCAAGCCGGGAATCACGGTTCAAGCCAAGGAAGCCACCAACGCCAAGCCCGCCGGTACTGCTCCTGCCGCCGCTGGCAAAGGGGAGTAA
- the olsB gene encoding L-ornithine N(alpha)-acyltransferase, producing the protein MTQIARISDTGNERRLQAERLIGAQALQEAQALRFTVFSGEFNAKLKGAELGLDMDDYDVHCSHIGVRDLNTGRLVATTRLLDHQAASTLGRFYSEEEFSLHGLLHLQGPILEIGRTCVDPAYRNGGTIAVLWGELAEVLNQGGYSYLMGCASIPMHDGGIQAHAIMQRLRERYLCNEHLRAEPKKPLPSLDLPSNVIAEMPPLLKAYMRLGAKICGEPCWDEDFQVADVFILLKRDELCPRYARHFKAAM; encoded by the coding sequence ATGACTCAGATCGCCCGCATCAGTGACACCGGCAATGAACGCCGTCTGCAAGCCGAACGCCTGATCGGCGCCCAGGCTTTGCAGGAAGCCCAGGCCCTGCGTTTCACCGTTTTCAGCGGCGAGTTCAATGCCAAGCTCAAAGGCGCGGAACTGGGCCTGGACATGGATGACTATGATGTTCACTGCAGCCACATTGGCGTACGGGACTTGAACACCGGGCGACTGGTTGCCACTACCCGGCTGCTGGATCACCAGGCGGCCAGCACCTTGGGCCGGTTCTACAGCGAAGAAGAATTCAGCCTCCACGGCCTGTTGCATCTGCAAGGGCCGATCCTGGAGATCGGTCGTACCTGCGTCGACCCGGCCTATCGCAACGGCGGCACCATCGCGGTGCTGTGGGGCGAACTGGCCGAAGTCCTAAACCAGGGCGGCTACAGCTACCTGATGGGCTGCGCCAGCATCCCGATGCACGACGGTGGCATCCAGGCCCACGCAATCATGCAACGCCTGCGCGAACGCTATCTGTGCAACGAGCACCTGCGCGCCGAACCGAAAAAACCGCTGCCGAGCCTGGACCTGCCGTCCAACGTCATCGCCGAAATGCCGCCGCTGCTCAAGGCCTACATGCGCCTGGGCGCGAAGATCTGCGGTGAGCCATGCTGGGACGAGGATTTCCAGGTGGCTGACGTGTTCATCCTGCTCAAGCGCGACGAGTTGTGCCCGCGTTATGCCCGCCACTTCAAGGCGGCCATGTGA
- a CDS encoding lysophospholipid acyltransferase family protein, whose translation MGRLRVYGRIARVLLVVSLGLSMAGVFGLFERLGVANSMVRRQRWSRFFMARLSNALPFRVTVHGELPQQPMLWVSNHVSWTDIPLLGMVAPLSFLSKAEVRTWPVAGWLAAKAGSLFIRRGSGDSQLIRKQMTRHLQQKHPLLMFPEGTTTDGRSLRTFHGRLLASAIDADVALQPVAIRYVRDGQIDPLAPFIGDDDLLSHLMRLFGNDQGDVEIHLLKPIACAGQERAALAYQAQQAVHKALFGEVAQPAEPGQIGTLAAA comes from the coding sequence ATGGGGCGCCTGCGGGTCTACGGGCGGATCGCCCGCGTGCTGCTGGTGGTAAGCCTGGGCTTGAGCATGGCCGGGGTGTTTGGTCTGTTCGAGCGCCTGGGGGTTGCCAACTCCATGGTGCGGCGCCAGCGCTGGTCGCGGTTTTTCATGGCGCGCTTGAGCAATGCCCTGCCCTTTCGCGTGACCGTGCACGGCGAGCTGCCGCAACAGCCGATGCTGTGGGTCAGCAACCATGTGTCATGGACGGACATCCCGCTGCTGGGCATGGTGGCACCGCTGTCGTTCCTGTCCAAGGCCGAAGTGCGTACCTGGCCGGTGGCCGGTTGGCTGGCGGCCAAGGCCGGCAGCCTATTTATCCGCCGTGGTTCAGGTGACAGCCAATTGATCCGCAAGCAGATGACCCGTCATCTGCAGCAAAAACACCCGCTGCTGATGTTCCCTGAGGGCACCACCACCGATGGCCGCAGCCTGCGCACCTTCCATGGCCGGTTGCTGGCCAGTGCAATTGATGCCGACGTGGCGCTGCAGCCGGTGGCTATCCGTTATGTGCGCGATGGGCAGATCGATCCGCTCGCACCGTTTATTGGTGATGATGATTTGCTCTCGCACCTGATGCGCCTGTTTGGCAATGATCAGGGCGACGTTGAGATTCATCTGCTCAAGCCCATTGCCTGCGCCGGACAGGAGCGTGCAGCGCTGGCGTATCAGGCGCAGCAGGCGGTGCACAAGGCATTGTTCGGCGAGGTGGCCCAGCCAGCAGAACCAGGGCAAATAGGCACACTGGCCGCTGCCTGA
- a CDS encoding efflux RND transporter permease subunit, translating into MSKFFIDRPIFAWVIALVIMLVGALSILKLPINQYPAIAPTAIDIQVTYPGASAQTVQDTVVQVIEQQLNGIDNLRYVASDSNSDGSMTITATFNQGTNPDIAQVQVQNKLNLATPLLPQEVQQQGIRVTKSVKNFLMVIGLVSEDGTMTKDDLSNYIVSNIQDPISRTSGVGDFQVFGSQYAMRIWLDPAKLNNYKMTPVDVSTAVQAQNVQVATGQLGGLPALPGTQLNATIIGKTRLQTAEQFEKILLRVNSDGSQVRLGDVARVELGGQNYSISAQFNGKPASGMAIKLASGANALDTAKAIRATVASLEPFFPPGMKAVVPYDTTPVVTESISGVVDTLVEAIILVFLVMYLFLQNFRATIITTMTVPVVLLGTFGILAAFGFTINTLTMFGMILAIGLLVDDAIVVVENVERVMAEEHLSPKEATVKSMSQIQGALVGIALVLSAVLLPMAFFGGSTGVIYKQFSITIVSAMALSVLVALIFTPALCATMLKPIDPEKHGQPKRGFFGWFNRTFDRGVLSYERGVGNMIKHKAPSFLVYLIIFAGMIWLFTRIPSAFLPEEDQGVIFAQVQTPVGSSAERTQTVIDDMRAFLLNNKEGEPGEGKAVQSVFTVNGFNFAGRGQSSGLAFVMLKPWSERDASMSVFEVAKRAQGYFSQTFKDAMVFAIVPPSVLELGNATGFDVFLQDQGGVGHDALMNARNQFLGMAAQSKILAGVRPNGVNDEPQYELTIDDEKASAQGISLSSINQTLAIALGGSYINDFIDRGRVKKVYIQGDAAGRMSPEDLNKWYVRANDGKMVPLSAIASGNWIFGSPKLSRYNGVAAMEVLGTPAPGYSTGDAMAEVERIAKQLPAGVGYAWTGLSYEERLSGSQAPALYALSLLVVFLCLAALYESWSIPIAVVLVVPLGVIGALMATSLRGLSNDVFFQVGLLVTVGLASKNAILIVEFAKELHEQGKGIVEAAIEASRMRLRPIIMTSMAFVLGVLPLAISSGAGSGSQHAIGTGVIGGMITATVLAIFWVPLFFVTVSAIGSRKKTDKSDTPQTPKEAG; encoded by the coding sequence ATGTCGAAATTTTTTATCGACCGTCCCATTTTTGCCTGGGTAATCGCCCTGGTAATCATGCTGGTCGGGGCACTGTCGATCCTGAAGTTGCCCATCAACCAATACCCGGCCATCGCACCAACCGCCATTGATATCCAGGTGACCTACCCAGGCGCATCCGCACAAACCGTGCAGGACACCGTGGTGCAGGTGATCGAGCAGCAGCTCAATGGTATCGACAACCTGCGTTATGTGGCCTCGGACAGTAACTCCGACGGCAGCATGACCATCACCGCGACGTTCAACCAGGGTACCAACCCCGACATCGCCCAGGTCCAGGTGCAGAACAAGCTGAACCTGGCGACCCCATTGCTGCCTCAAGAAGTGCAGCAGCAGGGGATCCGCGTAACCAAGTCGGTGAAGAACTTCCTGATGGTGATCGGTTTGGTGTCCGAAGACGGCACCATGACCAAGGATGACCTGTCCAACTACATCGTTTCCAACATCCAGGACCCGATTTCTCGGACCTCTGGCGTCGGTGACTTCCAGGTCTTCGGTTCCCAGTACGCCATGCGTATCTGGCTGGACCCGGCCAAGTTGAACAACTACAAGATGACCCCAGTGGATGTCAGCACCGCCGTGCAGGCACAAAACGTACAGGTGGCCACCGGCCAACTGGGCGGCCTGCCAGCCCTGCCCGGCACGCAGTTGAACGCCACCATCATCGGCAAGACCCGCCTGCAAACTGCCGAGCAGTTTGAAAAGATCCTCCTGCGCGTGAACAGCGACGGTTCCCAAGTGCGCCTGGGTGATGTCGCCCGTGTCGAGCTGGGTGGCCAGAACTACAGCATCAGCGCCCAGTTCAACGGCAAGCCGGCTTCCGGCATGGCGATCAAACTGGCATCGGGCGCCAATGCCCTGGACACCGCCAAGGCCATCCGCGCCACGGTGGCGTCTCTGGAGCCGTTCTTCCCGCCGGGCATGAAAGCCGTGGTTCCGTATGACACCACCCCCGTGGTGACCGAATCGATTTCCGGGGTAGTCGATACCCTGGTCGAGGCGATCATCCTGGTGTTCCTGGTGATGTACCTGTTCTTGCAGAACTTTCGCGCCACCATCATCACCACCATGACAGTACCGGTGGTCTTGCTGGGTACGTTCGGCATCCTCGCGGCCTTCGGTTTCACCATCAACACCTTGACCATGTTCGGCATGATCCTGGCCATCGGCTTGCTGGTGGACGATGCGATCGTGGTGGTAGAAAACGTCGAGCGGGTGATGGCCGAGGAACACCTGTCGCCCAAGGAGGCGACGGTCAAGTCCATGAGCCAGATCCAGGGCGCCCTGGTGGGTATTGCCCTGGTACTGTCGGCGGTACTGCTGCCGATGGCGTTCTTTGGCGGCTCCACGGGTGTGATCTATAAACAGTTCTCCATCACCATTGTGTCGGCGATGGCCCTGTCGGTACTGGTTGCACTGATCTTCACCCCGGCCTTGTGCGCCACCATGCTCAAGCCGATCGACCCTGAGAAACACGGGCAACCCAAGCGTGGATTCTTCGGCTGGTTCAACCGCACCTTCGACCGTGGCGTTCTGAGCTACGAGCGTGGCGTGGGCAACATGATCAAGCACAAGGCGCCTTCGTTCCTGGTGTACCTGATCATCTTCGCCGGCATGATCTGGCTGTTCACCCGTATTCCGAGCGCGTTCCTGCCCGAGGAAGACCAGGGTGTGATCTTCGCCCAGGTGCAGACGCCGGTGGGTTCTTCGGCCGAGCGCACCCAGACCGTTATCGACGACATGCGTGCCTTCCTGTTGAACAACAAGGAAGGTGAGCCCGGTGAAGGCAAGGCCGTGCAATCGGTATTTACCGTAAACGGCTTCAACTTTGCCGGTCGTGGCCAAAGCTCGGGCCTGGCATTCGTCATGCTCAAGCCATGGAGCGAGCGGGATGCCTCGATGTCGGTATTCGAGGTGGCCAAGCGGGCCCAGGGATACTTCTCCCAGACCTTCAAGGACGCCATGGTGTTTGCCATCGTGCCACCTTCGGTACTGGAGCTGGGTAACGCAACGGGCTTCGACGTGTTCCTGCAGGATCAGGGCGGTGTGGGTCACGATGCATTGATGAACGCACGTAACCAGTTCCTCGGCATGGCGGCCCAAAGCAAGATCCTTGCTGGCGTACGTCCAAACGGTGTGAACGATGAGCCGCAGTATGAGTTGACCATCGACGACGAGAAGGCCAGCGCCCAGGGCATCAGCCTGTCGAGCATCAACCAGACCCTGGCGATTGCCCTGGGTGGCAGCTACATCAACGACTTCATCGACCGTGGTCGGGTGAAGAAGGTCTATATCCAGGGCGATGCCGCTGGCCGGATGTCCCCGGAAGACCTGAACAAATGGTACGTGCGCGCCAACGACGGAAAAATGGTGCCGTTATCCGCCATTGCCTCCGGCAACTGGATCTTCGGTTCGCCGAAACTGTCGCGGTACAACGGCGTAGCGGCCATGGAAGTCCTCGGCACTCCGGCGCCGGGCTACAGCACCGGTGACGCGATGGCAGAAGTCGAGCGTATCGCCAAGCAACTGCCTGCGGGTGTGGGCTATGCCTGGACCGGTCTGTCCTATGAAGAACGCTTGTCCGGCTCCCAGGCACCTGCGCTGTACGCCCTGTCGTTGCTGGTAGTGTTCCTCTGCCTGGCGGCGCTGTACGAAAGCTGGTCGATCCCGATTGCGGTGGTGTTGGTAGTACCGCTGGGTGTGATCGGTGCACTGATGGCGACCAGCCTGCGAGGACTGTCCAACGACGTGTTCTTCCAGGTGGGGTTGTTGGTGACGGTGGGCCTGGCCTCGAAGAACGCCATCCTGATCGTGGAGTTCGCCAAGGAGCTGCATGAGCAGGGCAAGGGCATCGTCGAGGCGGCCATCGAGGCGTCCCGCATGCGTCTGCGTCCGATCATCATGACGTCCATGGCGTTCGTCCTCGGCGTACTGCCGCTGGCGATCTCCTCGGGCGCAGGTTCAGGCAGCCAACACGCAATCGGTACCGGGGTAATTGGCGGTATGATCACCGCTACCGTCCTGGCGATCTTCTGGGTGCCACTGTTCTTCGTGACCGTGTCTGCCATTGGCAGCCGGAAAAAAACTGACAAGTCCGATACACCGCAAACTCCTAAAGAGGCTGGCTAA
- a CDS encoding MFS transporter: MPLSLLILALSAFAIGTTEFVIMGLLPDVAADLGVSIPGAGWLVTGYALGVAIGAPFMALATAKLPRKAALVALMGIFIIGNLLCALASDYNVLMFARVVTALCHGAFFGIGSVVAANLVPANKRASAVALMFTGLTLANVLGVPLGTALGQEAGWRSTFWAVTVIGVIALIGLIRFLPAKRDEEKLDMRAELAALKGAGIWLSLSMTALFAASMFTLFTYVAPLLGDVTGISPKGVTWTLLLIGLGLTVGNIIGGKLADKRLAATLIGVFISMAVVSTALTWTSVAIIPTEITLFLWATASFAAVPALQINVVTFGKAAPNLVSTLNIGAFNIGNALGAWVGGSVIAHGFGLTSVPLAAAVLAILALVVTLITFRQSGDADLAPATH; this comes from the coding sequence ATGCCTCTCTCGCTACTCATACTGGCCTTAAGCGCCTTCGCCATCGGCACCACCGAATTCGTCATCATGGGCCTGTTGCCCGATGTGGCGGCCGACCTCGGTGTGTCGATTCCAGGCGCCGGCTGGCTGGTGACCGGCTACGCCCTGGGCGTGGCCATCGGTGCGCCCTTCATGGCACTGGCCACCGCCAAGCTGCCGCGCAAGGCTGCTCTGGTAGCGCTGATGGGCATTTTCATCATCGGCAATCTGCTCTGCGCCCTGGCCAGTGACTACAACGTGCTGATGTTTGCCCGTGTGGTGACCGCGCTGTGCCACGGTGCGTTCTTTGGGATCGGCTCGGTAGTGGCGGCCAACCTGGTGCCGGCCAACAAGCGCGCTTCGGCGGTGGCCCTGATGTTTACCGGCCTGACCCTGGCCAACGTACTCGGCGTGCCCCTGGGCACCGCGCTGGGCCAGGAAGCTGGCTGGCGCTCGACCTTCTGGGCCGTGACGGTGATTGGTGTAATTGCGCTGATCGGCCTGATCCGCTTCCTGCCGGCCAAGCGTGATGAAGAAAAACTCGACATGCGCGCCGAACTGGCGGCCCTCAAGGGCGCCGGCATCTGGTTGTCGTTGAGCATGACTGCGCTGTTTGCCGCTTCGATGTTCACCCTCTTCACCTATGTCGCGCCGCTGCTGGGGGATGTCACCGGTATCTCACCCAAAGGCGTGACCTGGACCCTGCTGCTGATCGGCCTGGGCCTGACCGTGGGCAATATCATCGGCGGCAAGCTGGCGGACAAGCGCCTGGCGGCCACCCTGATCGGCGTGTTTATCAGCATGGCCGTGGTGTCCACCGCATTGACCTGGACCAGCGTCGCCATCATCCCCACCGAAATTACCCTGTTCCTCTGGGCCACCGCGTCATTTGCCGCCGTACCGGCGCTGCAGATCAACGTGGTGACGTTCGGCAAGGCCGCGCCCAACCTGGTCTCGACCCTCAATATCGGCGCTTTCAACATCGGCAACGCGCTGGGCGCCTGGGTTGGCGGTAGCGTGATTGCCCACGGTTTCGGCCTGACCAGCGTGCCGTTGGCCGCTGCGGTGCTGGCGATCCTGGCGCTGGTGGTCACGCTGATTACGTTCCGTCAGAGCGGCGATGCCGACCTGGCCCCTGCTACCCATTAA